A region of Kribbella sp. NBC_01245 DNA encodes the following proteins:
- a CDS encoding calcium-binding protein, which produces MGVFRLASSRLVSVTAAVSLLTGMLVVTAQPARAAENGVDDLLGMLGAGGVPNSLATWTSGLATIDKLGEPLPLVGASPGGLLGLNDVFLKGVTDELDDAVDFGDLSVDKDITIDGGRTGHLKTTVSDLGAGKKLDIVATVDRTVTGQDLRLSNASPKVELSVSDGVTLGLKSRLALSVVWTGSAEDKVYLVHSTTTPRLDVDAHASIDNAAAKAAIGILGVSLTGSSLDVDAHLVGTVSDPDNDGKLSFSDNGELAQAGSLDGLFTAGLDPLGSQPIDESDPASRGSVHATFQLGAAASGIPASLPSAISATVQVDWNDIGVGAPVVSAPDLAATVGKFQNMSLRDLAEGIAQVVTSLTAIQNAKYDPDAGGPLPTIGDLDLPFMKGTLADVIRVNEVLKNFLAANTIPAPGQPGFVPGVTDPAQAGQPTFTSLQDLLKKLDDASDIDLSGLVWDAGSSKLAFNLAMTKTAPVTPVDLDPVSIEASGPTASYGAKTLTVAGAGWSPNQWLGRRVVAGTSAGEVASNDASTITLKADWAGGQPALNSPYVIAGSEPHIGAVTFANKIDQGGQGILNANAEQTFAKVTPSFTAALTLVLDLQDARTGDACIGFLGSTQACPFTQSNGALDTVIPSLPLNTDRMMIRTGSSLFSADFPIDTAVDLTANAGYFKVQLKGTLKVCNSSLSDTCAAGTATGHMMSLSLKQQGDAQHDLRLSELFKQLVDSPTSLIDVDVNVRAYGDVTVSVPDATQFLPAGASTKFTAKWGDLTDPSTIALDTGDLSEVFKLDFDANDPKALFTALIKTLQTLSKQLAEANTADGDGVFDKDIPGLGKSLRDMLVSDESNAGPGVSYGADTVVDTNRSGGNLFGPDLVGRSIVVGTQVGIVKTVAGDGKSLTLTKPWESAPPTGTPYMMRSALDDVTDRLLANTPDNIQDAVELLNSALGNQSVKFRYLEVDGKPNLVLDVDWQRDYRAAAPIKLSLGNLNGSDQTFAAAQATGLAQVEVTGRIKVGLVVPLAPGEGPANGAALLVLEDSSISVAAKATLTNGSVQGVVGPLSIALGNPTAGAPAAEKAQAKADLSIALAKSGAAANTPVSFTDFIGAVGVNFNATNGTVSCGETLDTPLMVCGSLPIFLNNTGADDGWVPIGTIALRVPDSTTPADLLDLNDNLPAPDDAKKELELPADLGTRLANALLDFGNFGDGLEGYLAAIEQAFRTASFQGKLPLIGEDLQQGADFIGDLRTKLRSSIWNDLPGGGRPANSKEFKDFINAKLADALAEVDIAATEILIGFDCTATLAPAGAPTVTEDPVDVGTTTWEYQIVAYQGDGTQPDDDTVPSAAGQTTKGAATLNDTNFNHITWASVPNATGYKVLRKGPGDTGFKLIKDAGNALAHDDKGDTGADYTAATQQPDLHICGLNDIAGVSLEFTATRGKVSAAKGCENTGATKPCFHTDLPLDIGIPGLALRQGKDGTDGISVDAGFALHFKLGLNKTDGFFVNTHDGWGPDNKALAELQVGLAFDLPDTMVAELAFIKINVDKATGGTHDPTKPLFAGAFQIDLKAAGETSCFKGDETACTPDENAKIKFADLGSGGDMFGVSLTGAFHLDWIVEAQVDSAFPGVRANFQLMWSFDNQAPDGPTVPYIAFKDVGISAGSFFEGLLGDVVKEMKRVTGPLQPVIDTLYAPIPVLSDLSRLAGGDDVTLMTLAKAFSTLAGGPKLDFVDTIKAVIEFINRLPSCSPDVDNDCYVPLGDFEIAGDKALNTSNSPTTADKMYKGTPNAKSANEVKSGLNDKNEHASADANPIFGGTGLAPDEGDAEKSGITFPILENPASAFNLLMGGDITLVEFDSGPLTLGFSWRQAFGPVYAPPPVFVTLAGSASVSLRIVAGLDTYGIRKAVEAAQNGTPVDAIDVLDGLFFKTVDNAGTPIPVVQLTGEIAAGAAVSVVILTVGIEGGLRLTIGFYWNDPNDDGKFRVSEFLHAALNNPLCLFTVSGRLSLFLRVYITIGVSIFSVSFSFTLADVTLLDFSVAPDCEPPPPKLGGTVGDTLVVYAGKYGKNAQRGSPWGNEAAAVEKDTVKVISLHYAQKPGDEAGTNAAFDGFAVEMLGERREYLDPNLKRVVVDGSGYDKPMNITFIGDGKKETGASAGNSPAIFDKDAVAIGGNAADVITTGRGLSFVDGRGGDDIIVTGDTGGATSKAMVAGGAGKDTITTGNGDDKVAGDASLGSATKARTVTHNAQDNGGTNDLSAVFDWENIADPTTQAQGAGTGDDTIGLGLGANKARGNAGGDTISVATDRPDGTLPAGINTIVGDAGNDRLTGGSNADRIFTAAETEFEVDDPGPADTGATNVVDTGLGSDKVWGSTGIDLVTSHSQGNQSARILGGSENDILLGGFGTDEVYGGPGQDYVIAEPAEVGANTGDDIIGGVNFGPRRTVNKLPLPAGVPSNPKTLVGGLGDDHIVGGDGPAKVFGDKRIDDELCKPGAPVTSDPVAESTSEGTGDGNDRILGGAGIDTVSAGGANDLAELFGANDLACGQQGQDTLRGGGDKDHLWGGSEADILYGDAGVDHVFGNNGNDVAYGGTETDVVEGNNGSDWATGGTGADLIYGGTRAAGRADTGDDDLYGDSGNDRIIGDNGTVDDPENAADAAAIPFDLDGETATAGSGDRIHGGDNEDTAYGGLGGDTVNGNNGNDHLEGNNATDVVHGNDGEDSIAGGSFQQAVAGTGRPDTGDFLFGDGGPDLITGDNAILALTSDPAATTPVTRQRGFALGHTVTLLDLGLTPAAGTSGNDQMSGGDDQDVLYGQDGADRAKGDDHDDYVEGGQGSDWVEGDLADDDLVGGSSVPLAGAGANRTGQPDTADAVFGGPGDDVVAGDNGQVLRPAVGQTPTRATVRLGTEPGELMAGRIVDRYDLAALPSAAQFGADRLSGGEGVDTIWGQDGGDFISGGAHADYAEGNGGADVLRGDLSLAGESDLTTVVPLADPGWPGSASAAALLEGALTPDGQDDLIGGSSAKGFRDTGDTIEADGAADVVLGDNGTLMRTVTGPAGARVEMVYADRYPNGTPPAGATVSRTHDPDFSEPSTRFCTEAQATCEAVGAFGNDNLYGEAGDDGIWGQDGDDLILGGADNDDLYGELGDDKLFGENGEDAILGDRGGVVNQYLDTGDSPAQFTFNLTSPPAETYVGFRREAYDRRVDLEHDVDGDQWIGSSTSAEMPHDGITTGGRDQIRGGADADNIHSGFGDDLANGDSGGDQVFGADGEDVLWGGKGCDPVLNAATPDCLTNGVFNPDSRGTNDRFIDHTFGGVGEPDLAKQDIVGSDVLDFNPRGAYPANCAPGDWPVTTNGVTVDPCLWFELTSKSDDTAEPETLANNSHHQGTDWIYGGWDRDVLQADVAQNGPNPGDRLIDWNGTYNLYTHCNPAYGGYNDIRQHSPAMTDYLNLLAWGSGAGRATTDVTTKGTSAYRELAYAYNPDFNAHAVGPAYPTTPGHFDDPVSCSD; this is translated from the coding sequence ATGGGGGTATTCCGTCTCGCGTCTTCGCGGCTGGTTTCGGTCACAGCGGCGGTAAGCCTGCTGACCGGCATGCTCGTCGTCACCGCTCAGCCGGCTCGTGCCGCTGAGAACGGGGTCGACGACCTGCTCGGGATGCTGGGTGCCGGTGGTGTGCCGAACAGTCTGGCCACCTGGACGTCCGGTCTCGCGACGATCGACAAACTCGGTGAACCTTTACCCCTGGTCGGCGCGAGTCCAGGCGGTTTGCTCGGCCTGAACGACGTGTTCCTGAAGGGCGTCACCGACGAGCTCGATGACGCCGTCGACTTCGGCGATCTCAGTGTCGACAAGGACATCACCATCGACGGCGGCCGGACCGGTCACCTCAAGACCACGGTCAGTGATCTCGGCGCGGGCAAGAAGCTCGACATCGTCGCGACCGTCGACCGCACCGTCACCGGTCAGGACCTGCGGCTGTCCAACGCCTCGCCGAAGGTGGAGCTCTCGGTCTCCGACGGCGTCACGCTCGGGCTGAAGTCCCGCCTGGCGTTGAGCGTGGTCTGGACCGGCAGCGCGGAGGACAAGGTCTACCTGGTGCACTCCACCACCACCCCACGTTTGGACGTCGACGCACACGCGAGTATCGACAACGCGGCCGCCAAGGCCGCGATCGGCATTCTCGGGGTCTCCCTGACCGGCTCGAGCCTGGACGTCGACGCGCACCTGGTCGGCACCGTCAGCGACCCGGACAACGACGGCAAGCTCTCCTTCAGCGACAACGGCGAACTGGCTCAGGCCGGATCGCTCGACGGGTTGTTCACCGCCGGGCTCGATCCACTGGGCTCCCAGCCGATCGACGAGTCCGACCCCGCCTCACGCGGTTCGGTACACGCCACCTTCCAGCTCGGCGCGGCCGCGTCGGGTATCCCCGCTTCGTTGCCCTCGGCAATCAGTGCGACCGTGCAGGTGGACTGGAACGACATCGGCGTGGGCGCGCCCGTGGTCTCCGCGCCCGACCTCGCCGCGACCGTCGGCAAGTTCCAGAACATGAGCCTGCGGGACCTCGCCGAGGGCATCGCCCAGGTGGTCACCTCGCTCACAGCGATCCAGAACGCCAAGTACGACCCGGACGCGGGCGGACCGCTGCCCACGATCGGTGATCTCGATCTGCCGTTCATGAAGGGCACGCTGGCCGACGTCATCCGGGTCAACGAGGTGCTGAAGAACTTCCTCGCCGCCAACACCATCCCGGCTCCCGGCCAGCCCGGCTTCGTACCAGGCGTGACCGACCCGGCCCAGGCAGGCCAGCCGACGTTCACCTCGTTGCAGGACCTGCTGAAGAAGCTCGACGACGCCTCCGACATCGACCTGTCCGGACTCGTCTGGGATGCCGGCAGCAGCAAGCTCGCCTTCAACCTCGCCATGACGAAGACCGCGCCGGTCACGCCGGTCGACCTGGACCCGGTCAGCATCGAGGCCTCCGGACCGACCGCGTCGTACGGCGCGAAGACGCTCACGGTGGCGGGCGCCGGCTGGAGCCCCAACCAGTGGCTCGGCCGTCGCGTTGTCGCCGGTACGTCGGCGGGCGAGGTGGCGAGCAATGACGCGAGCACCATCACGCTGAAGGCCGACTGGGCCGGCGGACAGCCCGCGCTCAACTCGCCGTACGTGATCGCGGGGTCCGAGCCGCACATCGGCGCGGTCACCTTCGCGAACAAGATCGACCAGGGCGGTCAGGGCATCCTGAACGCGAACGCCGAGCAGACCTTCGCGAAGGTCACGCCGTCGTTCACCGCGGCGCTCACGCTGGTGCTGGACCTGCAGGACGCACGCACGGGTGATGCCTGTATCGGCTTCCTCGGCAGCACCCAGGCCTGCCCGTTCACCCAGTCCAACGGCGCTCTCGACACGGTCATCCCGTCGCTGCCGCTGAACACCGACCGGATGATGATCCGGACCGGCTCGTCGCTGTTCTCGGCGGACTTCCCGATCGACACCGCCGTCGACCTGACCGCGAACGCCGGCTACTTCAAGGTGCAGCTCAAGGGCACGCTCAAGGTCTGCAACTCCTCGCTCAGCGACACCTGCGCGGCCGGTACGGCGACCGGGCACATGATGAGCCTCTCGCTCAAGCAGCAGGGCGACGCGCAGCACGACCTCCGCCTGTCCGAGCTCTTCAAGCAGTTGGTCGATTCGCCCACCAGCCTGATCGACGTCGACGTGAACGTTCGCGCGTACGGCGACGTGACCGTGTCGGTGCCGGACGCCACTCAGTTCCTGCCGGCCGGTGCGAGCACGAAGTTCACGGCCAAGTGGGGCGACCTGACCGATCCCTCGACCATCGCCCTGGACACGGGCGACCTGTCCGAGGTCTTCAAGCTCGACTTCGACGCGAACGACCCGAAGGCGTTGTTCACCGCGTTGATCAAGACCCTGCAGACGCTGTCCAAGCAACTCGCGGAGGCCAACACTGCGGACGGTGACGGTGTCTTCGACAAGGACATCCCGGGCCTGGGCAAGTCGTTGCGGGACATGCTCGTCAGCGACGAGTCGAACGCGGGCCCCGGGGTGTCGTACGGCGCTGACACGGTGGTGGACACCAACCGCTCGGGCGGCAACCTCTTCGGTCCGGACCTGGTCGGCCGGTCGATCGTGGTCGGCACCCAGGTCGGCATCGTGAAGACGGTCGCGGGCGATGGCAAGTCGCTCACGCTGACCAAGCCGTGGGAGTCGGCACCGCCCACCGGTACGCCGTACATGATGCGGTCTGCCTTGGACGACGTGACGGACCGGCTGCTGGCCAACACCCCGGACAACATCCAGGACGCGGTCGAGCTGCTGAACAGTGCCCTGGGCAACCAAAGCGTGAAGTTCCGCTATCTCGAGGTGGACGGCAAGCCGAACCTGGTGCTCGACGTCGACTGGCAGCGCGACTACCGCGCGGCCGCGCCGATCAAGCTCTCGCTCGGCAACCTGAACGGTTCGGACCAGACGTTCGCCGCGGCGCAGGCCACAGGGCTCGCGCAGGTGGAGGTGACCGGCCGGATCAAGGTCGGCCTGGTCGTACCGCTCGCGCCTGGTGAAGGCCCGGCCAATGGCGCCGCCCTGTTGGTGCTGGAGGATTCCTCGATCAGCGTCGCCGCCAAGGCCACGTTGACGAACGGCTCCGTGCAAGGTGTGGTGGGCCCGCTGTCGATCGCGCTGGGTAACCCGACCGCAGGTGCGCCGGCGGCCGAGAAGGCGCAGGCGAAGGCGGATCTGAGCATCGCCCTGGCCAAGTCGGGCGCGGCGGCGAACACGCCGGTCTCGTTCACCGACTTCATCGGCGCGGTGGGCGTGAACTTCAACGCCACCAACGGCACGGTCTCGTGTGGCGAGACCCTGGACACGCCGTTGATGGTGTGCGGCAGCCTGCCGATCTTCCTGAACAACACGGGCGCGGACGACGGCTGGGTGCCGATCGGCACGATCGCGCTGCGCGTGCCGGACTCGACCACGCCGGCCGACCTGCTCGACCTGAACGACAACCTGCCCGCGCCGGACGACGCGAAGAAGGAACTCGAGCTGCCGGCCGATCTCGGCACCAGGCTCGCGAACGCGTTGCTCGACTTCGGCAACTTCGGGGACGGTCTCGAGGGGTACCTCGCGGCGATCGAGCAGGCCTTCCGGACCGCGAGCTTCCAGGGCAAGCTGCCGCTGATCGGCGAGGACCTGCAACAGGGTGCCGACTTCATCGGCGACCTGCGGACCAAGCTGCGCAGCTCGATCTGGAACGACCTGCCCGGTGGCGGCCGGCCCGCGAACTCGAAGGAGTTCAAGGACTTCATCAACGCGAAGCTGGCCGACGCGCTGGCCGAGGTCGACATCGCGGCGACCGAGATCCTGATCGGCTTCGACTGTACGGCGACCCTCGCGCCGGCCGGTGCGCCCACGGTGACGGAGGACCCGGTCGACGTCGGCACGACGACGTGGGAGTACCAGATCGTCGCGTACCAAGGTGATGGGACCCAACCGGACGACGACACGGTGCCGAGTGCGGCAGGCCAGACCACCAAGGGCGCGGCGACGCTGAACGACACCAACTTCAACCACATCACCTGGGCGTCGGTGCCGAACGCGACCGGCTACAAGGTGTTGCGCAAGGGCCCGGGTGATACCGGGTTCAAGCTGATCAAGGACGCCGGCAACGCGCTGGCGCACGACGACAAGGGTGACACCGGCGCGGACTACACCGCGGCGACCCAGCAGCCCGATCTCCACATCTGCGGGCTGAACGACATCGCCGGCGTCTCGCTGGAGTTCACCGCGACGCGTGGCAAGGTCAGCGCGGCCAAGGGCTGTGAGAACACCGGTGCGACGAAGCCCTGCTTCCACACCGACCTGCCGCTCGACATCGGCATCCCGGGTCTGGCGCTGCGTCAGGGCAAGGACGGCACCGACGGCATCTCCGTCGACGCCGGCTTCGCCCTGCACTTCAAGCTCGGCCTGAACAAGACCGACGGCTTCTTCGTCAACACCCATGACGGATGGGGTCCGGACAACAAGGCGCTGGCCGAGCTGCAGGTGGGCCTGGCCTTCGACCTGCCCGACACAATGGTGGCCGAGCTGGCCTTCATCAAGATCAACGTGGACAAGGCGACCGGCGGAACGCATGACCCGACCAAGCCGTTGTTCGCGGGCGCGTTCCAGATCGACCTGAAGGCGGCGGGCGAGACCAGCTGCTTCAAGGGCGACGAGACCGCCTGTACGCCGGACGAGAACGCCAAGATCAAGTTCGCCGACCTCGGTTCCGGCGGCGACATGTTCGGTGTCTCGCTGACCGGCGCGTTCCACCTGGACTGGATCGTCGAGGCGCAGGTCGACTCGGCCTTCCCAGGAGTACGGGCGAACTTCCAGCTGATGTGGTCGTTCGACAACCAGGCTCCGGACGGCCCGACCGTGCCGTACATCGCCTTCAAGGACGTCGGCATCAGTGCCGGCAGCTTCTTCGAGGGCCTGCTCGGCGACGTCGTCAAGGAGATGAAGCGGGTCACCGGACCGCTCCAGCCGGTCATCGACACGTTGTACGCGCCGATCCCGGTGCTGTCCGACCTGAGCCGGCTGGCCGGTGGGGACGACGTCACGCTGATGACCCTGGCGAAGGCGTTCAGCACCTTGGCCGGTGGGCCGAAGCTGGACTTCGTCGACACGATCAAGGCGGTCATCGAGTTCATCAACCGGCTGCCCAGTTGCAGTCCGGACGTGGACAACGACTGTTACGTGCCACTCGGTGACTTCGAGATCGCCGGCGACAAGGCGCTGAACACCAGCAACTCGCCGACGACCGCGGACAAGATGTACAAGGGCACTCCGAACGCGAAGTCCGCCAACGAGGTGAAGAGCGGGCTCAACGACAAGAACGAGCACGCGAGCGCCGATGCCAACCCGATCTTCGGTGGTACCGGTCTGGCGCCGGACGAGGGTGACGCGGAGAAGTCCGGCATCACCTTCCCGATCCTGGAGAACCCGGCCTCGGCGTTCAACCTGCTGATGGGTGGCGATATCACCCTGGTCGAGTTCGACTCCGGCCCGCTGACGCTCGGCTTCAGCTGGCGGCAGGCCTTCGGTCCGGTGTACGCACCGCCGCCGGTCTTCGTGACACTCGCGGGCTCGGCCTCGGTCAGCCTGCGCATCGTCGCCGGACTCGACACGTACGGCATTCGCAAGGCGGTCGAGGCGGCCCAGAACGGCACGCCGGTGGACGCGATCGACGTACTCGACGGGTTGTTCTTCAAGACCGTCGACAACGCCGGTACGCCGATTCCGGTGGTCCAGCTGACCGGTGAGATCGCGGCCGGGGCTGCCGTCAGCGTGGTCATCCTCACGGTCGGGATCGAAGGAGGACTCCGTCTCACGATCGGGTTCTACTGGAACGATCCGAACGATGACGGCAAGTTCCGGGTCAGCGAGTTCCTGCATGCTGCCCTGAACAACCCACTGTGTCTGTTCACGGTCAGCGGCCGGCTGTCGCTGTTCCTGCGGGTCTACATCACCATCGGCGTGAGCATCTTCTCGGTGTCGTTCAGCTTCACGCTGGCCGACGTGACGTTGCTCGACTTCTCGGTGGCACCGGACTGTGAACCGCCACCGCCGAAACTCGGTGGCACGGTCGGCGACACCCTCGTGGTCTACGCCGGCAAGTACGGCAAGAACGCCCAGCGTGGATCGCCATGGGGTAACGAGGCGGCGGCAGTGGAGAAGGACACCGTCAAGGTGATCTCGCTGCACTACGCCCAGAAGCCCGGCGACGAGGCCGGTACGAACGCGGCCTTCGACGGCTTCGCGGTGGAGATGCTCGGCGAGCGTCGTGAGTACCTCGACCCGAACCTCAAGCGGGTGGTCGTGGACGGTTCCGGTTACGACAAACCGATGAACATCACCTTCATCGGCGACGGTAAGAAGGAGACGGGCGCGAGCGCGGGTAACAGCCCGGCCATCTTCGACAAGGACGCGGTCGCGATCGGCGGTAACGCGGCCGACGTGATCACCACCGGACGTGGTCTGTCGTTCGTCGACGGACGTGGCGGTGACGACATCATCGTCACGGGGGACACCGGCGGTGCGACGTCCAAGGCGATGGTCGCGGGTGGTGCCGGCAAGGACACCATCACGACCGGCAACGGTGACGACAAGGTCGCGGGTGACGCGTCCCTCGGCAGCGCCACCAAGGCGCGGACCGTCACGCACAACGCGCAGGACAACGGCGGCACCAACGACCTGAGTGCTGTCTTCGACTGGGAGAACATCGCGGATCCGACCACTCAGGCCCAAGGTGCGGGCACGGGTGACGACACGATCGGCCTCGGCCTCGGTGCGAACAAGGCGCGCGGCAACGCGGGTGGCGACACCATCTCGGTGGCGACCGACCGTCCGGACGGCACGCTGCCGGCCGGGATCAACACGATCGTCGGTGACGCGGGTAACGACCGGCTGACCGGCGGCTCGAACGCGGACCGCATCTTCACCGCGGCGGAGACCGAATTCGAGGTCGACGATCCGGGTCCGGCCGATACCGGCGCGACCAACGTCGTCGACACCGGTCTGGGCAGCGACAAGGTCTGGGGCAGTACGGGTATCGACCTGGTCACCAGTCACTCCCAGGGCAACCAGTCGGCCAGGATCCTCGGCGGTAGCGAGAACGACATCCTGCTCGGCGGCTTCGGCACCGATGAGGTGTACGGCGGCCCGGGTCAGGACTACGTCATCGCCGAACCGGCCGAGGTCGGTGCGAACACCGGTGACGACATCATCGGCGGCGTGAACTTCGGTCCGCGCCGGACGGTGAACAAGCTGCCGCTACCGGCGGGAGTGCCTTCGAACCCGAAGACGCTCGTCGGTGGTCTCGGTGACGACCACATCGTCGGCGGCGACGGACCGGCAAAGGTCTTCGGTGACAAGCGCATCGACGACGAACTCTGCAAGCCCGGCGCTCCGGTCACCTCGGATCCGGTCGCCGAGAGCACCAGCGAGGGCACGGGTGACGGCAACGACCGCATCCTCGGTGGTGCCGGTATCGACACGGTCTCCGCGGGTGGCGCGAACGACCTGGCCGAGCTCTTCGGTGCCAACGACCTCGCCTGTGGCCAACAGGGCCAGGACACCCTGCGAGGCGGTGGCGACAAGGACCACCTCTGGGGCGGTAGCGAAGCCGACATCCTGTACGGCGACGCCGGCGTGGACCACGTCTTCGGCAACAACGGAAACGACGTGGCGTACGGCGGTACCGAGACGGACGTTGTCGAGGGCAACAATGGCTCGGACTGGGCCACTGGCGGCACGGGCGCCGACCTGATCTACGGCGGTACGCGCGCCGCGGGCCGAGCCGACACCGGTGACGACGACCTCTACGGCGACTCGGGCAACGACCGGATCATCGGCGACAACGGCACGGTGGACGATCCCGAAAACGCGGCGGACGCCGCGGCGATTCCGTTCGACCTCGACGGCGAGACGGCCACGGCCGGGTCCGGCGACCGCATTCACGGCGGCGACAACGAGGATACGGCGTACGGCGGTCTCGGTGGCGACACCGTCAACGGCAACAACGGCAACGACCATCTGGAGGGCAACAACGCGACAGACGTTGTCCACGGCAACGATGGCGAGGACTCGATCGCTGGTGGTTCGTTCCAGCAGGCTGTCGCGGGCACTGGACGTCCGGACACGGGCGACTTCCTGTTCGGTGACGGCGGGCCTGACCTGATCACAGGTGACAACGCGATCCTCGCGCTGACCAGTGACCCGGCTGCGACCACACCCGTGACCCGGCAGCGTGGCTTCGCACTGGGTCACACGGTGACCTTGCTCGACCTGGGTCTGACCCCGGCGGCAGGGACCTCCGGCAACGACCAGATGTCGGGTGGCGACGACCAGGACGTGCTCTACGGCCAGGACGGTGCAGACCGGGCCAAGGGCGACGACCACGACGACTACGTCGAGGGTGGTCAGGGCAGCGACTGGGTCGAGGGTGACCTCGCCGATGACGACCTGGTCGGCGGTAGCTCGGTACCGCTTGCCGGTGCCGGCGCGAACCGGACCGGCCAGCCCGACACCGCGGACGCCGTCTTCGGTGGACCTGGTGACGATGTGGTTGCCGGTGACAACGGTCAGGTGCTCCGCCCGGCAGTCGGGCAGACGCCGACCAGGGCCACGGTCCGCCTCGGCACCGAGCCGGGCGAGCTGATGGCCGGCCGGATCGTCGACCGGTACGACCTCGCGGCGCTTCCGTCCGCGGCTCAGTTCGGCGCCGACCGGTTGTCCGGTGGCGAAGGTGTCGACACGATCTGGGGTCAGGATGGCGGCGACTTCATCTCTGGTGGAGCGCATGCCGACTATGCCGAGGGCAATGGCGGTGCCGACGTACTCCGTGGTGACCTGTCGCTCGCGGGCGAGTCGGACCTGACCACGGTGGTTCCGCTCGCTGATCCGGGATGGCCCGGTAGCGCGAGTGCGGCCGCCTTGCTCGAGGGCGCGCTCACGCCGGACGGTCAGGACGACCTGATCGGTGGTAGCTCGGCCAAGGGCTTCCGCGACACCGGTGACACGATCGAGGCCGACGGGGCCGCGGACGTCGTACTCGGTGACAACGGCACCCTGATGCGCACGGTCACCGGCCCGGCTGGTGCGCGCGTGGAGATGGTCTACGCCGATCGTTACCCGAACGGCACACCGCCGGCCGGGGCGACCGTCTCGCGGACGCATGACCCCGACTTCAGCGAGCCGAGTACGCGCTTCTGCACCGAAGCGCAGGCGACCTGTGAAGCAGTAGGGGCCTTCGGCAACGACAACCTGTACGGCGAGGCCGGCGACGACGGCATCTGGGGCCAGGACGGCGACGACCTGATCCTGGGTGGTGCCGACAACGACGACCTGTACGGCGAACTCGGCGACGACAAGCTGTTCGGTGAGAACGGCGAGGACGCGATCCTCGGCGACCGCGGTGGCGTGGTGAACCAGTACCTCGACACCGGGGACAGCCCGGCACAGTTCACCTTCAACCTGACCTCACCGCCGGCCGAGACGTACGTTGGGTTCCGGCGCGAGGCCTACGACCGGCGGGTCGACCTCGAGCACGACGTCGACGGCGACCAGTGGATCGGTAGCTCGACCAGCGCGGAGATGCCACACGACGGCATCACCACCGGTGGCCGGGACCAGATCCGGGGCGGTGCGGATGCGGACAACATCCACTCCGGCTTCGGTGACGACCTCGCGAACGGTGACAGTGGCGGCGACCAGGTGTTCGGCGCCGACGGTGAGGACGTGCTCTGGGGCGGCAAGGGCTGCGACCCGGTGCTGAACGCGGCCACACCGGACTGCCTCACCAACGGCGTCTTCAACCCGGACTCGCGGGGGACGAACGATCGGTTCATCGACCACACCTTCGGTGGTGTGGGTGAGCCCGATCTGGCCAAACAGGACATCGTCGGTTCGGATGTGCTCGACTTCAACCCACGCGGTGCCTACCCGGCCAACTGTGCGCCCGGCGACTGGCCGGTCACGACGAACGGAGTCACGGTCGATCCGTGCCTGTGGTTCGAGCTGACCAGCAAGTCGGATGACACCGCAGAACCGGAGACGCTGGCGAACAACAGTCATCACCAGGGCACGGACTGGATCTACGGTGGCTGGGATCGCGATGTCTTGCAGGCGGATGTGGCCCAGAACGGTCCCAACCCGGGCGATCGGCTGATCGACTGGAACGGTACGTACAACCTCTACACCCACTGCAACCCGGCCTACGGCGGCTACAACGACATCCGGCAGCACTCCCCGGCGATGACGGACTACCTCAACCTGCTCGCCTGGGGTTCAGGCGCCGGGCGTGCGACGACCGACGTGACCACCAAGGGAACCTCGGCCTACAGGGAATTGGCGTACGCCTACAACCCGGACTTCAATGCCCACGCGGTAGGCCCGGCCTACCCGACGACACCGGGTCACTTCGACGATCCCGTGTCCTGTAGCGACTGA